CGTCCAGAAAAAATGTTTGCCCTTTCCACCAACTGAAATGGGTGAGGTTTCCTACCAACGGTTTTCCAATGGGGAGACGGAGTTCCCGTTGAATGGTTTCGGCCGCGGGGCGCGGCGAAAACCGTCGAACGTCCACTCCACTGTGAATCACGGTCACTTTTTCGGGTGGGACACCGCCTTGAATCAAGATCCGACGAATATCTTCCGAGACCGCCACAAAAGTTCGGATATTCCCTGACCGGTATTTCCATTGACTGAAAATGTTCCATTTCTTTAACCGAAAAGAAACGCGCCGCGAAACCACCAAACGGGGGATGGACGCAAAAATACCCGCCAAAAGGGCAATGGCGTGTGCCCGAGGATGATGCGCGTGAACAATGTCCGCTTTAAAGAGACGGATGGCTTGGGCCAGCTTCCAGGCCGCAACAAGGTCATAGTCTTCCCGAAGTCGGCATACCGTGGACTGGACCCCGCTTCCCGGAACATGGCGCAACAACTCACTTTCCGGTGGACAAAAAAGAGCGGCGTTGTGTCCCCTCTTCATCAACCCCACGCAGAGGTTCCACAACTGAACCGTTCCGCCCGACCAACTTCGACTTTCAGTGACGTGCAAGACCCGCATGCTTATTGGATTTCCATGGCCATCTGATCCATGGCCGATTGCGAGGCGGCGATGGCTTCGTTGGCCTTGTCCACCGAATCCTTGGCTTTCTCCGTTGCGGTAACCAACCCATCTGTATAACGTGTGACCGAATTGTCAACCTGAGGGGTCGGCTTAACTTCTTCTTTGCACCCAGAGAACAAGACAACCAATAGCAACAAACCAAAAAAGGGACTCTTGAGCCGAACGAAGGGTATTCCCTCTCCCGCGGGCGGAAGAGGGGGAGGGAGAGGGAATGTCCTAGATGGAAAACGGCCCCTCATCCGGCTCTTCAGCCCAGCTTCTCCAACGGAGTGGAGAAGGAATTCTTTTTTAAACTCTGTCGCGCGCTTCAGAACGATAAAGAGATGCCCTAAAAAACTACGCATGAAAATCTCCTTTACTGGGGGGTGACCGACACAGGGGAGCTGGTGCCCACGGCTTCCCAGACGTCCCGCGCGCTCACCCGAATATGAAACGGACCGACGGGAAGAAACGCGGGGGATACAGTGAAAATGTAGGGCGCCCCGCGGAGCGAACGTCCTCTCCGTGTCCATTGCCGCCCATCCGGCGAAATTTCAAGCCACGCCGATTCAATATTCGTTCCTTTTACCGCAGCCCGTACCACGAGATTTTTTCCGTTCCAAAACCCTTCCGAAGAAGCGGGAAGATTTACCTGAGGCCGAACCGACCGAGCGGGTACAAGCTTAAGCGCCACCGCCGGGGTGTAAGACACGGCGGGGAATTGGAAAGCCGCGGTGCTGGTCCGGGGCGGCTGGCCCTCGGATTTATCGCGCCACCAGGCAATCCGTTGGTCTTCCACCCGAGCCCCCGCCAAAACCGGGGAATGTTCTTCCCCTTTCAACGCTTCGCTCGGGGAATAGATGACCACGATATTGGGAACATCGGTGGAGAGAGAGGACAAAGGAATTTCGGTCCAAAACCAGCGCGCCTCACCCACGCCTTCTAAAGGCTGGCGGGGATGGCCGGCCAAGGGAATCTCCTCGGTGCGCACCAGGGGGTAACGCCGATGAGGAAGACAGGGAAAAGTCTGGGTCACCGCGGCAAAAATTTCACCGGGAATTACACGCTGGTCCCAGTCGGGACGACCCGGTTTTCGCTCTGTTTTCATGCCCCCCAACTTGGCTCCCACAAACGCCCGGTTCCATGAACCCATGGGGACAGGGGGAAGAAGAACCACCCAACTGCGGCTGAATCCTACCGAAAATCCAAATGTTTCCCCCCCATCGGCAAGGAACGGGTAATCGTTCGGATTTGGCTGAGCGCCCAAATAAAGGGGAAACTCCGGAAAGGAAAGAGCCTCCTCAGGTAGAGGGGGTGGCTTGGATGGAATAGAAACAGGACGAGGTTTCTCCCCAGAGGGGGAGACCATCGGCCGCGCCGGAGGGACGGGCAGGCCCGGTTTATTCGTGGGAAGCGTAACGCATGCCCCCATCAAGAGAGGAAGGACAAGAAGGAAACGGTTCATTTATGTGGACGGAGAGTTTTAAGTTGTTGAACGATGACATCCAAATCATCGATCGAGTAGAAATCGAGTCTCAACCAACCCTTAGTTTTTCCCCGGGAGTTGATGACCACGCGCCGCCCCAGAAGGCGTTGCAAGTCTTCCTCGATATGGCGAACATCGGGGTTCTTTTTGGGTGGGACCTTCAAAGGTTCTTCCGGGGATCCGTGGGTCCAGGCCGCCACAAGGGATTCCACTTCCCTCACCGTCAACTTTTCTTGCACCACCCGCTTGCCCAGCTCTTCCTGTTGGGCTCGATTGGAAATCCCCAACAACGCCCGGGCGTGACCTTCGGAAAGGAGGTCCTCGATCAGCGCGTTCCGAAGCATTTGGGAAAGATCCAATAAGCGAAGTTTGTTCGCCACCGCTGACCGGCTTTTCCCCAACCGACGTGCCACCTCTTCTTGGGTCAACCCCGCTTCGTCCATCAGACGGCGAACAGATTCGGCTTCTTCAACCGGATTGAGATCTTCCCGCTGAAGGTTTTCCACCAACGAAAGTTCGTGTCGCTCTCGTTCCGTAACCACTCGAATCACGCAGGGGACATCCACCAATCCGGCCATACGCGACGCACGCAAACGCCTTTCCCCAGCCACCAATTCGAATTCTCCCGGAACCGCCGAGGGAGCCACCAGAAGAGGCTGGGCCAGTCCATGAATTTGAATGGAGTCGGCCAATTCCTGCAGAGATTCCACCGTAAAACGAACGCGAGGCTGATATCGATTCGGCCGAATTTTATCGATTGAAATTTTGGCGACCAATCCTTCCGTCGCCGGACCCGTGTTGCCAGGGGCCGGTTTTAACAGAGCTTCCAGCCCGCGTCCCAACGCTTTGTGCACCATTCCAGTCTCCTTTTAAGAAGCAACCACCTGAGGTTCCGTCTTGGGCAGATGGGGCAATTCCCCACGACGTTCTAAAAACTCCCGCGCGAGGGTCAGGTAGGCCCCGGCTCCCGACGAATGGCGATCATACACGAGCGCCGGCATCCCATGGCTGGGCGCCTCGGCCAAGCGCACGTTGCGTGGGATCACCGTCCCGTAAAGTTTGGTGCCAAAAAACTTTTTGATCTCGGCGTAAACCTGCTGGGTAAGAGTCGCCCGGCCATCAAACATCGTCACCAAAACCCCCTCCAATTCCAACCGGGGATTCAAGCCCGCGCGAACCCGATCGATGGTGTTCACAAGCATGGAGAGGCCTTCCAAAGCGTAGTATTCACAAGGCATGGGAATCAAAACAGCGTCCGAAGCCACCAGCGCGTTGATGGTGAGAAGGTTTAACGCCGGGGGACAATCAATAAAAATGTATTTGTACACCTTGTGAAATTTTTTGAGGGCCGCTTGCAAACGACATTCTCGATCTTCCATGTTCACCAGTTCCAGTTCGGAGCCGTAGAGATCCATGTGGGACGGTGCCACATCCAACCATTCCACCCCGCTCTCTTTTAAAATATCCTCCATGGGAGTCCCTTCAAGAAGGACATGGAGAATATGCTTGTCCACAACGCCCCGCTGAAGACCAAGGCCCGAGGTCAGGTTGGCCTGGGCATCCATATCAATTAATAGAGTTTCCTGCCCCAAATGGGCCAAAGACGCGGCCAGATTGATGGCCGTGGTGGTTTTCCCCACACCGCCCTTTTGGTTCGCGATAGAAATAACCCGCGCCATTAGTCCAGATCCATATCGCGGACCGGGCGAGCCCCATCGGGCTCGTCCTGGGCCTTGCGCAAAAGGTCTTCAAAGGATTTTTTCAATCGGTCCGCCTTCGTTTTCTCAGATTCCAAAGATTGGGCGAAAAGGTTTTCCCGACGTTCGGGATCCTTTTTCAGTAACTGAACCGCCTCGTCCATATCTTCCACCGGTTTCGGTTTGTGGGGCTCTTTATGGCCCACCACCGCCCGCGCGTCGGGACTAATGGTCAGGGCCGCGTGACAGTGTGGACAGGTCACATCAAAAGCAGAGGAGGACATGGGATGGATTATACCAAAGTCCACCTCCAAGACAGCGATCGACGTATTATTCTTCTAGCTGAAAATCAATGGGAAGACTGATTTTAACGGCCACCGCGCGGTCCCCAGCGCGAGCCGGTGAAAACGCCGCCAGGGAAAGAACTTTTTTCGCCGCTTCATCAAAAAGAACGCCGGCCGAGGTTCCAATGTCCACTCCCGATACCCCACCGTTCTTATTCAAATGGATATGGGCCACCACCCGCCCTTCACGCCCCGCTCGCCATTCTGCCTCCGGGTAAAATCGGCGAATATTTTTTACCAACTCCGCTCGATTTAATAACCGCGGGTGTTCCGTCAAGTACACCCAGTCCACTTCCCCCTCGCCCCCTGTTCCAAGACCACCCAATCCCTGACTCTCGCCCTCAACCGTTCCGGTGCCCGTGGAAGGGGCGGTGGATTTTGAGAGCGGATTTCCAAAATCGGTGGGCTGTTCAAGAATCTTTGTAGCGGGCGTTGGAAGTGTCCAATCCGTCCCCTTCATCGCCACGCCTCCCCCAGCTTTAAACGGACCGGGGGTCGGTTTTTCCACGCGCGGCGCGCCTGTCCCGGGGTTCGGGGACTTAAACGCCTTGCGCGGATCCGACGTCAGTCGATAGGGCCGCGTGAGGTCCACTTCAATCAGGTCGGGTTTGGCCCAAGAAAGGTTAAAATCCATGCCCCCGGTTCGATGAACGAGCGCCCAAAACAGGACCCCGTGAACCAGAAGGGAAATTTCTATTCCTAACCGAAAAGGCGGTGCCTGACGTCTGTTTCCCACAGGACCCTCTCCTCACAAAAACGATTCAATGATCTCCGAACCTCCACGCACGAAAAACCTTTTTTCGCTCAACCCGCCGCCGACGCCCAACCGACTCTCTCGGCTAACGCGCCCGCGCTTTCGGACGAACCTCGAGAGCCACTCGTTTGACACCGGAAGTGCGAATCGTGTCCAACAATTCCACGACCGCGCCGTAGGGCAACCCTTCCTCCGCGGCAACCGTCAGGCGGAGTTCCGGTTCATGGGCTTGCCGTTTTTTTAACTCTTGCAACAAACCGGCGAGGTCAAACAGGGAGGATTCCAACCGGATTTTCTGGTCCGCGGTGAGCGTGACCTGGAGAGAAGAGGAGGCCCGTTCCCCCGTGGCCGCGCGGGGCACATGAACGGTCAGCGCCCGCTTAGCGATCAAGGGCGCTGTCGCCATAAAAATAATCAGCAGAACCAACACCACGTCCACGAGCGGCGTCACGTTAATGCCCGTGATTAACCCCTCCGGGTTTTCTTCTGAGGCCGCCACGAACTAAGAACCGCTCATGGGCGAACTTCTTTAAGCGCGGCCATGAGACGGCGGGTGAGCGCATCGGTTTCAGCCAACAGTTCCCCAGCCCGTTTCATGAGATAGTTGTACGCCATCACCGCCGGAATGGCCACCAAGAGCCCTACGGCGGTCGCGATCAACGCTTCCGAGAGCCCCGCCATCACCACTTCCGGCCCCGCAGAAGCGGATCCCGCCAAGTCGGCAAACGCCTTGATCACCCCCAA
This window of the Elusimicrobiota bacterium genome carries:
- a CDS encoding glycosyltransferase, encoding MRVLHVTESRSWSGGTVQLWNLCVGLMKRGHNAALFCPPESELLRHVPGSGVQSTVCRLREDYDLVAAWKLAQAIRLFKADIVHAHHPRAHAIALLAGIFASIPRLVVSRRVSFRLKKWNIFSQWKYRSGNIRTFVAVSEDIRRILIQGGVPPEKVTVIHSGVDVRRFSPRPAAETIQRELRLPIGKPLVGNLTHFSWWKGQTFFLDAAKILLDAGVFAHFLLVGKDTDGAEAQEKVRALGISDHVTLAGFRTDIPEVLSLLNVSVLSSLAGEGFSGVLREAMCMGVPVVATDVGGNSELVKDSKTGRLVPPRDAAALAEAIRHLLADRSKAQEMARAAKENVTTHYSIDTMVEKTIALYERMLASHCP
- a CDS encoding ParB/RepB/Spo0J family partition protein — its product is MVHKALGRGLEALLKPAPGNTGPATEGLVAKISIDKIRPNRYQPRVRFTVESLQELADSIQIHGLAQPLLVAPSAVPGEFELVAGERRLRASRMAGLVDVPCVIRVVTERERHELSLVENLQREDLNPVEEAESVRRLMDEAGLTQEEVARRLGKSRSAVANKLRLLDLSQMLRNALIEDLLSEGHARALLGISNRAQQEELGKRVVQEKLTVREVESLVAAWTHGSPEEPLKVPPKKNPDVRHIEEDLQRLLGRRVVINSRGKTKGWLRLDFYSIDDLDVIVQQLKTLRPHK
- a CDS encoding ParA family protein — its product is MARVISIANQKGGVGKTTTAINLAASLAHLGQETLLIDMDAQANLTSGLGLQRGVVDKHILHVLLEGTPMEDILKESGVEWLDVAPSHMDLYGSELELVNMEDRECRLQAALKKFHKVYKYIFIDCPPALNLLTINALVASDAVLIPMPCEYYALEGLSMLVNTIDRVRAGLNPRLELEGVLVTMFDGRATLTQQVYAEIKKFFGTKLYGTVIPRNVRLAEAPSHGMPALVYDRHSSGAGAYLTLAREFLERRGELPHLPKTEPQVVAS
- a CDS encoding energy transducer TonB; amino-acid sequence: MGNRRQAPPFRLGIEISLLVHGVLFWALVHRTGGMDFNLSWAKPDLIEVDLTRPYRLTSDPRKAFKSPNPGTGAPRVEKPTPGPFKAGGGVAMKGTDWTLPTPATKILEQPTDFGNPLSKSTAPSTGTGTVEGESQGLGGLGTGGEGEVDWVYLTEHPRLLNRAELVKNIRRFYPEAEWRAGREGRVVAHIHLNKNGGVSGVDIGTSAGVLFDEAAKKVLSLAAFSPARAGDRAVAVKISLPIDFQLEE
- a CDS encoding biopolymer transporter ExbD — protein: MAASEENPEGLITGINVTPLVDVVLVLLIIFMATAPLIAKRALTVHVPRAATGERASSSLQVTLTADQKIRLESSLFDLAGLLQELKKRQAHEPELRLTVAAEEGLPYGAVVELLDTIRTSGVKRVALEVRPKARAR